The DNA sequence TACTTTTTGTagtaagtttttattttttaaaaattatttattcttatatcttttaaattaaataataacttttaaCCCTTTTTAGTAAATAGGCAACATCTTTTAGGCACCATAACATTCACCTTTATTTATAGTATTTAAGGAGTAATTATCTATGATGTAGACGGACACGGGTGACATGAGATATGTAGACAcacgaattttaaaatcttataagaCACAGAGATacgtatatatataaaatataaaatattttttagataaattacaatgatattttaatattttattcatattaaaatacaaaataattttttaactatttttaatatcttcttttaattatacaaggtatttaaaatattttttattttaataaataataatatatattatttctaaattcattttaaaaattcattttaaaaataaaattgaacacACTGATACGTGATAATATTTCAGTATGTCTAACTGTGATTGgagtaaaattttttattttttaataagataaaaaaaagaaaacatattggatgaatatcaataattattattGGAGTTTCAGCGGATTATGTATTTATAGCCCCTAACACGTAAACCGTGGGAAGCTAGAGTGGTTTAGTTTACTGCACcctcttcataaaccgtgggagcCAGCCACGGTTTATGCCTTGCTTTCTCCCTTTGTAATCCGTTGCGGCTTGCCACGGTTTACACACAACACCCACCATTCATAATCCGTCCCTGGCAGCCACGGTTTATGTAGAAACGAGAAACCGTGATTGCTTCCTATGGATTACATAAAAAGGTGAAAATGCACATGCACCTAAcatgtttttgttttgtgtATTTGGGTAAATGTTTCACCAACTTTATTTATTTGGATAAATTGTCCCTTTTTTTAcctattatttttttgtatagaATAATAATGGTAAAATTATAGCATactaaaaaagagtactaaaagtactaaaaatatctatgtaaaaatatcataaaaaactTTTAGATTTATTTCTATCATTGTCAAGATAAATATTTAAGCTAATATGATGACAAAAGCATTGTCAAGAGAAAAGTTTGAAACATGTTGTTTGATCGCCGGAATGGCGAGGGCCTCCACCTAGTCGAGAAGGGGGAGATTTGTTGGGttttttctctcctttgtgAGGCCCAAGTCCAACATTTTGAGGGTGTCTCTTGCACCCATTGTGCCACAACCCTAATTCAGTTTTTGAGGttttttgagagagagagaatagccaccaagtgagagagaagagggaaaAATAGAATTTCCGTTTTTGCCCAAAGCAGTAAATTTCAAATAGCAGTTCTCAGTTGTTCACCGTTGGATCGGCTTGAAATTTAAACTGCGTGTTCTTatcatctttttcttcattttgaTCGGTGAAGATGTTGATTGGAGGTTTGCAGTAGGAGAAATTGGTTTCGCAAGAGAGAAATTAGGTTTCCCATTTTTACACAGAGCAGAAATTTTGGAACAGTAGTTTCTCATTCTTTCACCGTTGGATCGACGTGAAATTTGAACTGTAGATTCTTCAcatcttgttcttcattctgaACGGTGGAGATTTTAATTGGAGATCTGCAGAGGGAGAAATTGGCTTCGACATCAGCTCTATTTTTTGGGTATATTTCATCTTCTTGCCTATTATTTGTGAGCTTTGGTGCATTGATGTTTTGGTTGGTTATATGCACGTTTTTGTGCTTTGTTTGAGACTCTCTTGTACCTCATTTGATTATAGTGGAGCTATTTCATTGGTCTGGACGACCCGTGGTTTTTACCTCTCACGTTGAGGGGGTTTTCCACATTAAAATCTCGAtgtgttcttgttattgttATTGCTTTACTTGCTATATTTGCTTGTTATAGTTGCTGCCATATTGTGTTGTGAGTGCTTCcatattgttcttgtgttgGACATTTGTGTCGTTTCCGCTGCTAGGCTCTTTCAAGAGTTTATGCCCATTTAAATGACAAAACAAAGATCCTACGAAATAGAAATATTTTGTTGAGTTGCTGTGTTTGCGTATTGGATATATTTTAGACACAATATTTATCGATACTTATGTGTCTAAATTtgtgttaataaaaaaataaaaaattattctttagatatactttaaatttttgatatACTTAAATACCATTATGTGTCAGCGtgttcaattttattcttaatatgtatttttgaaatgagtttagaattaatatatattattatttgttaaaataaaaatattttaaatattttatataattaaaagaagatatcaaaaatagttaaaaatttataaaatattattataatttatttaaaaaatattttatattttatattttttttgactattttatattttatatacattGTGTTCTTATGtcttgtaaaattttaaaatttgtatattCACGTGTCCTATATCTGTGAAGTATCGTGTGAAGTGGATACCCTCATTCGCGCATCATAGGAACATGTAAAAATAACGAAGAAAGCAAGGCTCCCGGCCCAAATGATCATAAagatattttagttaaaaagaatgaaaaattcatcgtccaaaataaaaaatgaaaaattcgTACAAGGGCAtcgtttttctttttgtagggtGGAGTAGGTTTTGAAACCTGACATGCAGACAATGCCATGATTTCCCACACCATAGAGCACTCACACAATGACACAAGTAACTAATCCATTCATTAAATTCCATAATTAATAAATGTCCCTTAATTAATTTTGAATCCCCTGATGTGTACTACTTATTTATAGGTATAAATACAGTCGCAAGCACGCTAATGTTAACCTACAAAACTAAGCTGCATATAAATACAGAACTAGCTTTATATAACACATTTTCTTACACTTCACGGATAGATACTTAAGTGCCTTCAAAAATGGACTCCAATAAAGAAAATGAGGTAGCTACAGTTGCAATAACAAAAGCAAAGGACGGTGGCAAAGGGAAAAGTGTTAAATGGGGTGCTCCTATTTCCACAGATCAATCTTCATCATCAGTTTCTACAAAGTCTGCTGCCTCGTTGCCAAGACCACCAGCAGCAAGGTGGAGAAAAGGCGTGGCGATAGCAGACTTTGTCTTAAGACTTGGTGTCATAGGAGCTGCTATAGGCGCCGCATATCTGATGGGAAACAATGAGGAGGTTCTTCCATTTTTCACACAGTTTCTCCAGTTCCATGCTCAGTGGTCTGACTTTCCAATGTTCCAGTATGTATATATTCATCTCATCATCTTATGTGTGGATGTTAGTTGTTCTCTCTGTTACATAACAAATGTTACATTGATTAAGTCGATATATTCTGAAGCTAAATAATAcgatctttaatttcttaaatTCAAGTGATATTACAATTACATGTAGTGGTTTAAATGTTTTTGGCAATCAATTTTAGATTTAATTACTTTATTGGTTCTTATAGTTTCGCAAAACTTTCAATTAGatccttatattttttttttccttttaattgggtctctgcaccaatttttttttaattaagtccctcttgatagtaattaatttaatcGTATAGGacctaactaaaaaaattagtgcaaggatttaataaaagaaaaaaaaagtgtaagaactcaattgaaaaaaaatattgatgcaaagacctaattaaaaaaaatataaaaacctaattaaaaattttgcaaaactatagaaaccaataaaataattaaatcttaattttatttcaacaTAACTTGTATAAAAAATGTATTGATTTTCTAATATACCAGTATAGCTTTAAGAAAAGGTAATTGTTATGGTGCCTACAAATATTTACCTAACTTTTTAAAAgggttaaaaattaatatttaattttaaaaatataaaaataaaaaattattaaatattcaaAACTTACCGTTAGACAAAAGTTAGGTACCATACCATAGACATTATAAAATTCACCTTAAGAAAATACTGTTAAAGTAAAGAAGATTTTATGCATCTCAGTAATaaaactaagcttcattgatatgtGCACAGGTTTCTTGTGGTAGCAACGGGGATAATTGGTGGATACGCGGTTCTTTGCCTTCCGTTCTCGTATGTTTGCATTGTTCGACCATATGCTTTGGGACCAAGGCTTCTGCTTATGATCCTTGATATAGTAAGCTTCAAAGTTCAAACATACCTAAAAAAATTCTTGGAATTAGACAGTTCCTATATATGTTGGAATCAGTTAGTATATACCCTAGCGACAGCTTCCTGCACCTATTAATAACATTTTTGGTAGAAATTAGCGCGGTTGTCTTCAAAgcaaattaataattaagaattattagataatttaatatatttaattaaattattatttaacatttttcaattatcaattttacataaaaataactacacatgaatttttactaatatttatattcaaaataattttttttgtttgtttttagagtgGCTACCCAAATGATACTCAAAAGGACAAATTAGTTTTTAGtctaaaaaaatgataaaatttattttttatcttttagaaTATCATTAGATCTAACAAAATAAACAGATAAGttaatcttttatattttacaattttagataatttaatcattcaattataatatattttaaaaatattaagaacttatttttcacttttaaaAAAGGATGGAGACTAATTTGTGCTGTCATTTCATCAGAGACTAAtttctataatatttttaaaaaatcagaAATAAAATCTCATTTTTTTCGCTTGAAACTAATTTATGCGAACCAAAATTTGTAAGAGTCAATCTGGGATATTACTCtcttttttaatcaatttagtAATTCAATTCTAATTAGAGATTCTTAATTTTGATGTAATATAAGAGTTTCGTGgtaatatacattaaaatttcaAAGTGGAATACGTAATTGATAATTATATCCATACATATTGAACTTTTATCATACTCGTTTGTATAAATAGAGAATTGTTTAAAACCAAAATGAACAACACAATTTAAAGTCTATTcaaagtttttttttctctctctgaAAGACATCAATCAGAAGTGTGTTTACAtatagtttttattacttgGGGTTTTATCCCTTGATTTTATGGTTATCTTTAGTAGATTTTGATGAGGcaatatattttgatttaacTTGTGTTCTAAaagtatattttaaaaatataatagtaaaaattttttaatattttgatgTATTCAATACATTAAACTTCAATAcattaaaaatgtaaaataaattaatttttgcaatAATTTTTATAGAATCTATATCCTTAGGGCACAAGTTAGTAAAACTAGGAATGTTAACTTGATTATTTGTCAAATACTATTCTGATTCGATTATATTAGTTCTAAACTCAATAGATGATTAGATATAATCAGGTCTAACCCGATCAAATCTGATTTTAATTGGGTCGAATATTGATTCTGGAATCGCAAAATCTAGGCCAAACTAATTTGATTATCCAATtagtttaatattaattaaaaataaatataatctactaatatatatgtaaatttatctcttaatataaagtattttaaaTTATGATAGTTATTTAAGTTTGAATcgataatatattatttttttatattattattatatatctataatatttagatgattttttttataatttttttaatttaattttcaatcaGATATTTAATTATCCGAATCGATTTAATCCGAGTTTAATCGATTTAGATCTACTCACTAGAAATTATAAATCCAAATCAATTCGAACCAATTAAAATTTAATCGGTTCGATTTTCATTTCTTCTAAATTCAAATCAACTCAACCAGTAAATACCCTTACAAAACCGTATATATTTCTATATTGACTAAGTATGAGGTGGGTGTATtctcttctcttatttttatgtCTGTATACTTGCGCGGAACAACGGCTTTAAGCGTTGATGTAATCTTTCTATCAGTATAATTGAAGGAATGAAAATGTTTGGGGCTAAAATTTGAGGCTAAAGGTagtcataatttttttttatttgtatttatattaaatactgttaaaataatacataatattaaatattttgtaatataaatattatatattaaattacaaatattaaattaaataa is a window from the Arachis stenosperma cultivar V10309 chromosome 3, arast.V10309.gnm1.PFL2, whole genome shotgun sequence genome containing:
- the LOC130970357 gene encoding casparian strip membrane protein 5-like encodes the protein MDSNKENEVATVAITKAKDGGKGKSVKWGAPISTDQSSSSVSTKSAASLPRPPAARWRKGVAIADFVLRLGVIGAAIGAAYLMGNNEEVLPFFTQFLQFHAQWSDFPMFQFLVVATGIIGGYAVLCLPFSYVCIVRPYALGPRLLLMILDIVMMGLITTAAAAAGGIVYLSHNGSQHANWIAICQGYANFCQTASESVVLSFVAAFFFICLVPLSALALKRN